A genome region from Prinia subflava isolate CZ2003 ecotype Zambia chromosome 12, Cam_Psub_1.2, whole genome shotgun sequence includes the following:
- the SOX9 gene encoding transcription factor SOX-9 isoform X2, which translates to MREGGGGRWRRARWPPSARTRRGGEENARRVSHLGHRVPGDRASAGAIPKRWNGLLNESEKRPFVEEAERLRVQHKKDHPDYKYQPRRRKSVKNGQAEQEEGAEQTHISPNAIFKALQADSPQSSSSISEVHSPGEHSGQSQGPPTPPTTPKTDAQPGKQDLKREGRALGEGGRQPPHIDFRDVDIGELSSDVISNIETFDVNEFDQYLPPNGHPGQPGQVTYTGSYGISGAAGTPPAAGHVWMSKQPPPAQLPALGAEQGPQQQQQQQQRTHIKTEQLSPSHYSEQQQHSPQQQQQQQQLSYSSFNLQHYSSSYPSISRAQYEYGEHQGSSGSYYSHAGQGSGLYSTFSYMSPTQRPMYTPIADTAGVPSIPQTHSPQHWEQPVYTQLTRP; encoded by the exons ATGCGGGAGGGGGGTGGCGGCCGGTGGCGCAGGGCCCGGTGGCCTCCGAGTGCCAGAACAAggcggggaggggaggaaaacgCACGGCGAGTGAGTCACCTGGGCCACCGCGTCCCCGGGGACCGCGCCAGCGCGGGCGCGATCCCAAAGCGCTGGAACGG gCTGCTGAACGAGAGCGAGAAGCGCCCGTTCGTGGAGGAGGCCGAGCGGCTGCGGGTGCAGCACAAGAAGGACCACCCCGACTACAAGTACCAGCCCCGGCGGAGGAAGTCGGTGAAGAACGGGCAGGCGGAGCAGGAGGAGGGCGCGGAGCAGACCCACATCTCCCCCAACGCCATCTTCAAGGCGCTGCAGGCAGACTCGCCGCAGTCCTCCTCCAGCATCAGCGAGGTGCACTCGCCCGGGGAGCACTCGG GGCAGTCCCAGGGCCCCCCCACGCCGCCCACCACCCCCAAGACGGACGCGCAGCCGGGCAAGCAGGACCTGAAGCGGGAGGGCCGCGCGCTGGGCGAGGGCGGCCGGCAGCCGCCGCACATCGACTTCCGCGACGTGGACATCGGCGAGCTCAGCAGCGACGTCATCTCCAACATCGAGACCTTCGACGTCAACGAGTTCGACCAGTACCTGCCTCCCAACGGGCACCCCGGCCAGCCCGGCCAGGTCACCTACACGGGCAGCTACGGCATCAGCGGCGCCGCGGGCACGCCGCCCGCCGCCGGACACGTCTGGATGTCCAAGCAGCCGCCGCCGGCGCAGCTGCCGGCGCTGGGCGCCGAGCAGggcccgcagcagcagcagcagcagcagcaaaggacGCACATCAAGACGgagcagctgagccccagccaCTACagcgagcagcagcagcactccccgcagcagcagcagcagcagcagcagctgagctacAGCTCCTTCAACCTGCAGCACTACAGCTCGTCCTACCCCAGCATCAGCCGCGCCCAGTACGAGTACGGCGAGCACCAGGGCTCCTCGGGCTCCTACTACAGCCACGCCGGGCAGGGCAGCGGGCTCTACTCCACCTTCAGCTACATGAGCCCCACGCAGCGGCCCATGTACACCCCCATCGCCGACACGGCGGGGGTGCCCTCCATCCCCCAGACCCACAGCCcgcagcactgggagcagcccgTGTACACGCAGCTCACCCGGCCCTAG
- the SOX9 gene encoding transcription factor SOX-9 isoform X1 has translation MNLLDPFMKMTEEQDKCISDAPSPTMSDDSAGSPCPSGSGSDTENTRPQENTFPKGDPDLKKENDEDKFPVCIREAVSQVLKGYDWTLVPMPVRVNGSSKNKPHVKRPMNAFMVWAQAARRKLADQYPHLHNAELSKTLGKLWRLLNESEKRPFVEEAERLRVQHKKDHPDYKYQPRRRKSVKNGQAEQEEGAEQTHISPNAIFKALQADSPQSSSSISEVHSPGEHSGQSQGPPTPPTTPKTDAQPGKQDLKREGRALGEGGRQPPHIDFRDVDIGELSSDVISNIETFDVNEFDQYLPPNGHPGQPGQVTYTGSYGISGAAGTPPAAGHVWMSKQPPPAQLPALGAEQGPQQQQQQQQRTHIKTEQLSPSHYSEQQQHSPQQQQQQQQLSYSSFNLQHYSSSYPSISRAQYEYGEHQGSSGSYYSHAGQGSGLYSTFSYMSPTQRPMYTPIADTAGVPSIPQTHSPQHWEQPVYTQLTRP, from the exons ATGAATCTCCTCGACCCTTTCATGAAAATGACAGAAGAACAGGACAAATGTATCTCCGacgcccccagccccaccatgTCGGATGACTCCGCcggctccccctgcccctctggaTCCGGCTCGGACACGGAGAACACCCGACCCCAAGAGAACACCTTCCCCAAGGGGGACCCGGACCTGAAGAAGGAGAACGACGAGGACAAGTTCCCGGTGTGCATCCGGGAGGCGGTGAGCCAGGTGCTCAAGGGCTACGACTGGACGCTGGTGCCGATGCCGGTGCGGGTGAACGGCTCCAGCAAGAACAAGCCGCACGTCAAGAGACCCATGAACGCCTTCATGGTGTGGGCGCAGGCGGCCCGCAGGAAGCTGGCGGACCAGTACCCGCACCTGCACAACGCCGAGCTCAGCAAGACCCTGGGCAAGCTCTGGAG gCTGCTGAACGAGAGCGAGAAGCGCCCGTTCGTGGAGGAGGCCGAGCGGCTGCGGGTGCAGCACAAGAAGGACCACCCCGACTACAAGTACCAGCCCCGGCGGAGGAAGTCGGTGAAGAACGGGCAGGCGGAGCAGGAGGAGGGCGCGGAGCAGACCCACATCTCCCCCAACGCCATCTTCAAGGCGCTGCAGGCAGACTCGCCGCAGTCCTCCTCCAGCATCAGCGAGGTGCACTCGCCCGGGGAGCACTCGG GGCAGTCCCAGGGCCCCCCCACGCCGCCCACCACCCCCAAGACGGACGCGCAGCCGGGCAAGCAGGACCTGAAGCGGGAGGGCCGCGCGCTGGGCGAGGGCGGCCGGCAGCCGCCGCACATCGACTTCCGCGACGTGGACATCGGCGAGCTCAGCAGCGACGTCATCTCCAACATCGAGACCTTCGACGTCAACGAGTTCGACCAGTACCTGCCTCCCAACGGGCACCCCGGCCAGCCCGGCCAGGTCACCTACACGGGCAGCTACGGCATCAGCGGCGCCGCGGGCACGCCGCCCGCCGCCGGACACGTCTGGATGTCCAAGCAGCCGCCGCCGGCGCAGCTGCCGGCGCTGGGCGCCGAGCAGggcccgcagcagcagcagcagcagcagcaaaggacGCACATCAAGACGgagcagctgagccccagccaCTACagcgagcagcagcagcactccccgcagcagcagcagcagcagcagcagctgagctacAGCTCCTTCAACCTGCAGCACTACAGCTCGTCCTACCCCAGCATCAGCCGCGCCCAGTACGAGTACGGCGAGCACCAGGGCTCCTCGGGCTCCTACTACAGCCACGCCGGGCAGGGCAGCGGGCTCTACTCCACCTTCAGCTACATGAGCCCCACGCAGCGGCCCATGTACACCCCCATCGCCGACACGGCGGGGGTGCCCTCCATCCCCCAGACCCACAGCCcgcagcactgggagcagcccgTGTACACGCAGCTCACCCGGCCCTAG